One Fulvia fulva chromosome 8, complete sequence DNA window includes the following coding sequences:
- a CDS encoding Aldo-keto reductase yakc [NADP(+)], giving the protein MVKTLLFRDIDVPVPGFGAMGIYLLRPGYNLSLEKAEPVLLKAIELGCTFWDTAVVYQAGVNEKLLGGFIRRHNVRDKVFIASKCGFNCFGDGRARRRLCAYSPLGHGWLVDDFPFKSPDDFAPDDFRRTVPKFQGENFYKNKAIVDEIKKIAAAKGCTLIQVALAWVAAQGMIPIPGTTKPHRLEENFASRSVELTEEEKKEMRRILENAKPVGNRYSEKAQAMFGH; this is encoded by the exons ATGGTCAAGACACTTCTCTTCAGAGACATCGATGTCCCAGTGCCTGGGTTTGGAGCCATGGGTATCTATCTCCTTCGGCCTGGGTACAATTTGAGCCTCGAAAAAGCTGAGCCTGTGCTGCTGAAGGCCATTGAGTTGGGGTGCACCTTTTGGGACACTGCC GTTGTTTACCAAGCAGGTGTCAATGAGAAGCTCCTGGGTGGATTCATCCGCAGGCACAACGTGAGGGACAAGGTCTTCA TTGCATCAAAGTGCGGCTTTAACTGCTTCGGCGATGGCA GAGCTCGGCGTCGCCTATGTGCATACAGTCCCCTTGGTCACGGCTGGCTCGTCGATGACTTCCCGTTCAAGAGCCCAGATGACTTTGCTCCAGACGACTTTCGTCGCACCG TCCCAAAGTTCCAAGGCGAGAACTTCTACAAGAACAAAGCCATCGTTGACGAGATCAAGAAAATCGCCGCTGCCAAAGGCTGCACATTGATACAAGTCGCGCTCGCGTGGGTCGCTGCACAAGGCATGATTCCGATTCCTGGGACGACGAAGCCACATCGACTCGAGGAGAACTTCGCCTCCCGCAGTGTCGAGCTGACCGAGGAAGAGAAGAAGGAGATGCGAAGAATTCTTGAGAATGCCAAGCCTGTTGGTAATAGGTACTCTGAGAAGGCGCAGGCTATGTTCGGACACTAG
- a CDS encoding Choline/ethanolamine kinase has product MELTASSALELVSSFATEWPPTKLQDVQLRRVTGGLVNTLHLLTRSSKAKHEPTCVLIRHFGLENSLEEPPASSTTLTATEQALVYQEMARKGWGARIYGTFPGGRLEEYIDSRPLTAAESIDPDILRDIARSYARLHSLDVPLRKRSLTRMVGESKALVSKRMSKAALSLAALPSSNGGKLDGILRTYNWHQELDWLALLFERHHCRPSIAIGDSNYLNVLIKNFPDLDCQVMLIDYETATHTYRGIDIGGHFNDRMYNWGHATSELTGYDAHGEEERRSFCESYLAEMRELGQDLTEYDTVERLLLEAEIGMMWQIVFTILMCVVFDEEVEGDELFLEGLVHVAETYGRVKGEFLKRYGGE; this is encoded by the coding sequence ATGGAACTAACAGCATCCTCAGCTCTCGAGCTGGTCTCCTCCTTCGCAACAGAATGGCCACCGACAAAACTCCAGGACGTTCAACTTCGACGAGTCACAGGCGGCCTCGTCAACACTCTCCATCTCCTGACTCGCTCCTCCAAAGCCAAGCATGAGCCCACGTGTGTCCTCATCCGCCACTTCGGCCTCGAGAACTCCCTAGAAGAGCCGCCAGCAAGCAGCACCACTCTGACAGCGACAGAGCAGGCCCTCGTCTACCAAGAAATGGCACGTAAAGGTTGGGGAGCGAGGATCTATGGAACTTTTCCCGGCGGCAGGCTGGAAGAGTATATTGATTCGCGGCCCCTGACCGCTGCAGAGTCAATAGATCCTGACATCCTCAGAGATATAGCGCGGAGCTATGCTCGGCTGCATTCTCTGGATGTTCCGCTTCGTAAGCGGAGCTTGACGCGGATGGTTGGTGAGTCCAAGGCCCTGGTCTCGAAACGTATGTCGAAAGCAGCATTGTCGCTGGCCGCTCTGCCTTCGTCCAATGGAGGCAAGCTGGATGGCATACTTCGCACCTACAATTGGCACCAAGAGCTGGACTGGCTAGCCCTCCTCTTCGAGAGACACCATTGCAGACCATCCATTGCAATAGGAGACTCCAACTACCTCAACGTCCTGATCAAGAACTTTCCAGATCTTGATTGTCAAGTGATGCTGATCGACTACGAGACTGCCACTCACACTTACCGAGGGATCGATATAGGTGGCCATTTCAATGACAGGATGTATAACTGGGGCCATGCCACTTCCGAGCTCACAGGGTATGATGCGCATGGTGAGGAAGAGAGGAGAAGCTTTTGCGAGAGTTATCTGGCGGAGATGAGGGAGCTGGGACAGGATTTGACGGAGTATGATACGGTGGAGCGTCTTTTGCTTGAGGCTGAGATTGGCATGATGTGGCAGATTGTGTTCACGATCTTGATGTGTGTGGTGTTTGATGAGGAGGTGGAGGGCGATGAGTTGTTTTTAGAGGGGTTGGTGCATGTTGCGGAGACGTATGGACGGGTTAAGGGCGAGTTCCTGAAGAGATATGGTGGTGAGTAG
- a CDS encoding O-methyltransferase codes for MEARKKELHALLTIAAQLAEELHDELAIDATYRANLVGKSKILTRTLQTPVDQVADLDFTTFHLPATVTAIRAGWLRALHDAGTAGAHVNQVASKCGADASLVRRVLRFLASIGVVKETGQDTFTSNALCSLICQSAGLSGCLTYSYDVYALTSARMADYFAGNGYREPDNEEAGLCAYALGVPFWQFLNKRPDTAKTFNVFMETARFAKKSWLEVYPVHELSQPDDQSIMLIDVGGGRGHDLVELAMRQQQIGLKGRLVLQERPEVIVQVPAEWENDFEAHEHDFFQAQPEQFHRAAAYYMRYVLHDWPDQQCIIILAHLRDAMEVGRCRLLINEFVLPDVGCANHAASFDMVMLHGFSGKERTRSEWHEFVEVVPGLKIERIFQLEQSGESLIEVRRIR; via the coding sequence ATGGAAGCTCGAAAGAAGGAACTGCACGCACTGCTCACAATAGCCGCTCAACTGGCCGAAGAGCTCCACGATGAACTTGCAATCGATGCAACATATCGAGCGAATCTGGTGGGGAAATCGAAGATTCTCACGCGCACGTTGCAAACACCAGTGGACCAGGTCGCAGATCTCGACTTCACCACCTTTCATCTTCCGGCAACAGTTACTGCGATCCGGGCGGGCTGGCTGAGAGCCTTACATGATGCAGGTACAGCTGGTGCTCATGTGAACCAGGTAGCTTCGAAGTGTGGAGCAGACGCATCGCTCGTAAGACGTGTTCTCCGCTTCCTAGCATCGATTGGAGTCGTGAAAGAGACTGGACAGGACACTTTCACTTCGAATGCTCTGTGTAGCCTCATCTGCCAGAGTGCTGGACTTTCGGGATGTTTGACGTACTCCTACGACGTCTACGCACTCACAAGCGCAAGGATGGCGGATTACTTCGCAGGCAATGGGTATCGCGAGCCTGACAATGAGGAGGCAGGGCTGTGTGCTTATGCGCTTGGCGTTCCGTTCTGGCAGTTCTTGAACAAACGTCCCGACACCGCTAAGACCTTCAATGTGTTCATGGAAACCGCCAGATTCGCTAAAAAGTCCTGGCTGGAGGTGTACCCGGTCCACGAGCTGAGCCAACCGGATGACCAGAGTATCATGCTCATTGATGTTGGTGGCGGCAGAGGGCATGACTTGGTCGAGCTTGCGATGCGGCAGCAACAAATTGGTCTTAAAGGTCGATTGGTCCTGCAAGAACGTCCAGAAGTCATCGTACAGGTCCCCGCTGAATGGGAGAATGATTTTGAAGCACACGAGCACGACTTCTTCCAAGCACAGCCAGAACAGTTCCATCGCGCTGCAGCGTACTACATGCGATACGTCCTGCACGACTGGCCGGACCAGCAATGCATCATAATTCTGGCACACCTGCGCGATGCAATGGAGGTTGGACGTTGCCGTTTATTGATCAATGAGTTTGTTTTGCCAGATGTCGGGTGTGCCAATCATGCGGCTTCTTTCGATATGGTAATGCTGCACGGCTTCTCCGGCAAGGAACGGACGAGGTCGGAATGGCACGAGTTTGTGGAAGTTGTCCCGGGACTCAAGATCGAACGCATCTTCCAGTTGGAGCAAAGTGGAGAAAGCTTGATCGAGGTGCGCCGGATACGCTGA
- a CDS encoding Ubiquitin carboxyl-terminal hydrolase isozyme L3, whose protein sequence is MSVETSKRNKRFIPLENNPEVMTSLLHKLGLSLNLAFHDVFSIDDPDLLAFVPRPAHALLLVFPVSDTYEKFRRSEDLNKQEYEGHGPAEDVIWYKQTIGNACGLIGLLHGVSNGTARPYVQEGTDLDKLIKSAVPLKPVERAELLEETEELEKAHQAAAATGDTAPPQAEDSIDLHYVCFVKGGNGHLWEMDGRRKGPLDRGEMPADEDVLGPTALEKGVRAFLKREEEAGGGELRFSLIVLAEALD, encoded by the coding sequence ATGTCCGTCGAAACCAGCAAGCGCAACAAGCGCTTCATCCCGCTCGAAAACAACCCAGAAGTCATGACATCCCTCCTCCACAAGCTCGGTCTCTCGCTCAACCTCGCCTTCCACGATGTCTTCTCCATCGATGACCCCGACCTTCTCGCCTTCGTACCACGTCCAGCGCATGCCCTTCTGCTGGTCTTCCCCGTCTCAGACACGTACGAGAAGTTCCGCCGCAGTGAAGACCTCAACAAGCAAGAGTACGAAGGACACGGCCCGGCCGAAGACGTGATCTGGTACAAGCAAACCATCGGCAACGCCTGCGGTCTCATCGGTCTTCTCCACGGCGTCAGCAACGGCACGGCACGACCTTACGTACAAGAGGGAACGGACCTGGACAAACTGATCAAGTCGGCAGTGCCACTGAAGCCGGTCGAGAGGGCGGAGCTGTTGGAGGAGACGGAGGAGTTGGAGAAGGCACACCAGGCTGCTGCTGCGACAGGGGACACGGCACCACCACAGGCAGAGGACAGCATTGATTTGCACTACGTTTGTTTTGTGAAGGGTGGGAATGGACATTTGTGGGAGATGGATGGCAGGCGGAAGGGACCGCTGGATCGAGGCGAGATGCCGGCCGATGAGGATGTACTGGGACCTACGGCGCTGGAGAAGGGTGTGAGGGCTTTCTTGAAGCGGGAGGAGGAGGCTGGAGGTGGAGAGTTGAGGTTCAGTCTGATCGTGCTGGCTGAGGCGTTGGATTGA